One window of the Pseudobdellovibrionaceae bacterium genome contains the following:
- a CDS encoding cupin domain-containing protein → MIVTRWQAPLVPDKNQIHMMFVAEGLEPFEESFDPGTNIANHRHPFDEVRMVASGQLVIDVAGNKMLLRAGDKIVIPSNTRHSKKVEGTEPCVCICASKSY, encoded by the coding sequence ATGATCGTCACCCGCTGGCAGGCCCCATTGGTCCCCGATAAGAACCAAATTCACATGATGTTTGTGGCTGAAGGCCTGGAACCCTTTGAAGAGAGCTTTGACCCTGGGACCAATATTGCCAATCACCGCCACCCCTTTGATGAGGTCAGAATGGTGGCCTCGGGGCAACTGGTGATCGATGTGGCCGGGAATAAGATGCTTCTTCGGGCAGGGGACAAGATCGTGATTCCATCCAATACCAGGCACTCGAAAAAGGTCGAGGGTACTGAGCCCTGTGTCTGTATTTGCGCGAGCAAGTCTTACTAG
- a CDS encoding response regulator, whose translation MFDKNTRFLVVDDLKTIRSLMKDILKKLGFSQINEAEDGQKALNMLKEAADTDNPFGFIISDWNMPNKTGLSLLEDCLKDDSLKSIPFLMVTIESEREYVLRAIQMGVSDFVVKPFTAKTIEQKIRGIWIRLQSGEAPTS comes from the coding sequence ATGTTTGACAAGAACACCCGCTTTCTAGTGGTAGATGATCTCAAAACCATTCGGTCTTTGATGAAGGACATTCTGAAGAAACTCGGGTTCAGTCAGATCAATGAAGCTGAAGACGGACAGAAGGCCTTGAATATGTTGAAGGAGGCTGCCGACACCGACAACCCCTTCGGCTTTATCATCAGCGATTGGAATATGCCCAATAAAACAGGCCTGTCCCTTCTTGAGGACTGCCTGAAAGATGACAGCCTTAAATCCATTCCCTTTCTCATGGTGACCATCGAGAGCGAGCGCGAGTATGTCCTGCGGGCCATTCAAATGGGCGTCAGTGACTTCGTGGTCAAGCCTTTCACCGCCAAAACCATTGAGCAAAAAATCCGTGGCATCTGGATCCGCCTCCAATCCGGTGAGGCTCCAACCAGCTAG
- a CDS encoding replication-associated recombination protein A, whose amino-acid sequence MDLFSATDNSTQPGFRPLAERLRPKTLDDFVGQRKILGPQSSLRKQIEESKIVPNLILWGPPGTGKTTFSRILAHYIEAEFLEVSAVDTGAKALKQLGEEARFRRLGHHRKTLLFVDEIHRLNKAQQDVLLPYTERGDFILVGATTENPAYELNSALMSRCRLLVFESLPQDELAKLVDRAFEFLQISKEQVLSSDAERLLVSSADGDARRLIGWIEQATEVFGLDSQTHQDFPLSGEGVWEICSRSPIRYDRQGDAHYDCISAFIKSIRGSDPDAGLYYLARMLAGGEDPVFIARRLIILASEDVGNGDPRALSVAVAGIQAVEAIGLPECAINLAQVVTYLACAPKSNRSYQGLKRAQSFVAETGTLPIPTSLRSANTRLEKDLGFGKDYRYSHDGPTGWLEQSFLPEKAQGQVFYEPSGRGFEKTMAQYLEWMKQK is encoded by the coding sequence ATGGATTTGTTTTCAGCCACGGACAACAGTACCCAACCCGGATTTCGGCCATTGGCCGAAAGACTTCGCCCCAAGACCCTGGATGATTTTGTTGGTCAGCGCAAGATTTTGGGACCTCAATCCTCCCTGCGCAAACAGATCGAAGAAAGCAAAATCGTTCCGAACCTTATTCTCTGGGGACCGCCCGGGACGGGTAAAACCACCTTCAGCCGAATCCTCGCTCACTACATCGAGGCTGAGTTCCTTGAGGTGAGCGCCGTCGACACCGGGGCCAAAGCCCTCAAACAGTTGGGTGAAGAGGCTCGTTTTAGGCGCCTTGGCCACCACCGCAAGACTTTGTTGTTTGTAGATGAGATTCACCGCCTAAATAAGGCACAGCAGGACGTGTTGCTACCTTACACCGAGCGCGGGGATTTCATTCTCGTCGGTGCAACAACTGAGAACCCTGCCTATGAGCTGAACTCGGCCCTTATGAGCCGGTGCCGTCTGTTGGTTTTTGAATCTCTTCCTCAGGACGAGTTGGCAAAACTGGTTGATCGTGCATTTGAATTCCTGCAAATCTCCAAAGAGCAGGTGCTATCTTCGGATGCTGAACGGCTCCTTGTCTCCTCTGCCGACGGGGATGCTCGACGTCTCATAGGTTGGATCGAGCAGGCCACCGAAGTCTTTGGTCTGGACTCCCAAACGCATCAAGATTTTCCTCTATCAGGCGAGGGGGTTTGGGAGATTTGCTCCCGGTCTCCCATCCGCTATGACCGACAGGGTGATGCCCATTACGATTGCATTTCGGCGTTTATCAAGAGCATTCGTGGCAGTGATCCCGATGCAGGTCTCTATTATCTCGCCCGCATGTTGGCCGGCGGAGAAGACCCCGTGTTTATCGCCAGACGCCTGATCATTTTGGCCTCAGAAGATGTTGGCAATGGCGACCCCCGTGCCCTGTCAGTGGCCGTAGCTGGGATTCAAGCCGTGGAAGCCATTGGCCTGCCTGAGTGTGCTATCAACCTTGCCCAAGTGGTGACCTATCTCGCCTGCGCACCCAAATCCAATCGCAGCTACCAAGGCTTAAAAAGGGCTCAGAGTTTTGTTGCTGAAACCGGAACTCTTCCCATCCCAACGAGTCTTCGCTCCGCCAATACTCGATTGGAGAAGGATTTGGGGTTTGGCAAAGACTACCGCTACTCCCACGATGGTCCCACCGGCTGGCTGGAACAGTCTTTTCTGCCCGAGAAAGCCCAGGGGCAGGTCTTTTATGAGCCGAGTGGGCGGGGGTTTGAGAAGACTATGGCTCAGTACCTCGAATGGATGAAACAAAAGTGA
- a CDS encoding GHKL domain-containing protein produces the protein MKKKPHRMLERQLRKAHLQADQLPKEMDQWLSLLERISQTYLQAEQDRYLLERSLKISSEEIRQSQEQMAHNAKLASLGEMAGGIAHEINNPLTIIAIQVEKLEFLMGKKGIADSDLDAGLTSIRTTCDRIARIVKGLRQFASGSENRDLAPVDLSEVIGLSIEMCEQKLRNRGVGCRFMRERQTVIVDANSIQLSQVILNLISNGADAVKNLDEKWIRVELKETGQYGQIYVTDSGAGIPEAIRSKIMQPFFTTKEIGEGTGLGLSVSKGLIEGFGGKLEYNSNCPNTQFIISLRKHVEVQEDLDEAA, from the coding sequence GTGAAGAAAAAGCCCCATCGCATGCTCGAACGGCAATTGCGCAAGGCCCATCTCCAGGCGGATCAACTTCCCAAGGAAATGGACCAATGGCTTTCTCTGCTTGAACGGATCTCCCAAACTTACCTTCAGGCGGAACAGGATCGCTACTTACTCGAAAGATCCCTGAAGATCTCTAGTGAAGAAATTCGGCAATCCCAGGAGCAAATGGCCCACAATGCAAAGCTGGCATCGCTGGGCGAAATGGCCGGCGGGATTGCCCATGAGATCAACAACCCTCTCACCATCATTGCGATTCAAGTGGAAAAGCTCGAATTCTTGATGGGGAAAAAGGGGATTGCTGACTCTGATTTAGATGCCGGTCTCACCTCCATTCGCACCACCTGTGATCGAATTGCCCGTATTGTAAAAGGTCTCAGACAGTTTGCCAGCGGCAGCGAGAACCGAGACCTAGCGCCAGTTGATTTGTCTGAAGTCATTGGCTTATCGATCGAAATGTGTGAACAGAAGCTTCGCAATCGCGGTGTTGGTTGCCGGTTCATGCGCGAAAGGCAGACAGTTATCGTTGACGCCAATTCCATTCAACTCTCACAAGTCATTCTCAATCTCATTAGCAATGGTGCAGATGCGGTCAAAAACCTGGATGAGAAGTGGATCAGGGTTGAGTTGAAGGAAACGGGACAGTACGGTCAGATTTATGTCACCGACAGTGGAGCGGGAATTCCTGAGGCTATTCGCTCCAAGATTATGCAGCCCTTTTTTACGACTAAAGAAATTGGTGAGGGTACAGGACTTGGACTTTCTGTTTCCAAAGGTCTCATTGAGGGATTTGGTGGCAAACTGGAATACAACTCCAACTGTCCAAATACCCAATTCATCATATCTCTTAGAAAGCACGTTGAGGTTCAAGAAGATCTGGACGAAGCCGCCTAG
- a CDS encoding cyclic nucleotide-binding domain-containing protein, with amino-acid sequence MILEQTSPELVSGKLIADGQRLAFESDSGLEQVVLPNRFRDIIELIDGKRTVRQIVSDLYAKTRRARFKDVFECLDRLAKAGVIKNLDSLNLRNPGKDNVYEQKLPGISKVFWQIPLGGIFTLSKTYPIVFNLAAVVILFLGLHSLVVSSNVTYLNVFLKIKESYVLGLVYFFLCNSILISLKSVLQFFMLILATGRVYGLRLQVNFFSVSLRVDSSSIYTTKARWFGLLFCLASISSYFFWVFVYSKLFANKMMLDQLYVMATLLTLVDLDPFSKSDASRIFNIFFEEENMNHLLPYLRKKALLAVTHRSSNAKREFFLILYSTLAIVWLFFCFSLSLNVFDQLLPNLASAIVNSSGPEKVASLVIVLCFVLVNLYLLTDILRLIGTTIYQPLFKVLRTDEGGSFGRKFEVGSKEGIASELRKIALFESLDETYLNKLVEHGKVLRYKRNSKIIVQGLEGKSMYVLLSGSVEVVKNHESGAEEHVAQLGPGSVFGEMALLTGALRNADVLACDGATVFEIQKRDFAQLLREDGHARLLEKIELNQYVSSSELFRGLPAETMHLFTREGEILRFESGKTLFSQGDVTDGFYLLLRGRVSVRIDGGEVAQIEQGGFFGEMALIMNAPRNATVVASEPIVALRISESLFWKVLSENLNLALFIESVAELRFEEDKMRSA; translated from the coding sequence ATGATTCTTGAACAGACCTCTCCGGAGCTGGTCTCAGGAAAACTCATTGCTGATGGTCAGAGACTGGCCTTTGAGTCTGATTCTGGACTGGAGCAGGTGGTTTTACCGAATCGATTTAGAGATATCATTGAGCTGATCGACGGGAAACGAACCGTCCGTCAAATTGTCTCTGATCTTTACGCCAAAACCCGGCGGGCTCGTTTTAAGGATGTGTTTGAGTGTCTTGATCGCCTGGCAAAGGCTGGGGTAATTAAAAACCTCGACTCACTCAACTTGCGTAACCCGGGCAAAGACAACGTCTATGAGCAAAAGCTACCAGGTATCTCGAAGGTATTTTGGCAAATACCCCTTGGAGGCATTTTCACTCTTTCAAAGACCTACCCCATTGTATTTAATCTGGCTGCGGTTGTGATCCTCTTTTTGGGGCTACACAGCCTGGTAGTTTCGTCCAACGTGACCTATTTGAACGTATTTTTGAAAATTAAAGAATCTTACGTTCTCGGGTTGGTCTACTTCTTTCTCTGTAACTCAATCCTGATTTCTCTTAAAAGTGTTCTACAGTTCTTTATGTTGATTCTGGCCACAGGCAGGGTCTATGGCCTCAGGTTGCAGGTGAACTTTTTTTCAGTGTCCTTGAGAGTTGATAGTTCATCCATTTACACGACCAAGGCGAGATGGTTTGGCTTGCTCTTTTGTCTAGCGAGTATCAGTTCCTACTTTTTTTGGGTCTTTGTTTACAGTAAGCTCTTTGCTAACAAAATGATGCTCGATCAGTTGTATGTAATGGCAACTCTTTTGACTCTTGTGGATTTGGATCCCTTTAGTAAGTCCGATGCAAGTCGAATCTTCAATATCTTTTTTGAGGAAGAAAACATGAACCATCTTCTTCCTTATTTGCGCAAGAAGGCCCTCCTGGCAGTCACGCATCGGTCCTCTAATGCGAAGCGAGAGTTCTTTCTAATTCTTTACTCCACGCTAGCTATCGTATGGTTGTTTTTCTGTTTTAGTCTCTCCCTCAATGTCTTCGACCAGTTACTTCCCAATTTAGCCTCGGCTATTGTGAACTCTTCCGGACCGGAAAAGGTAGCAAGTCTCGTCATTGTTTTGTGCTTTGTTCTCGTAAATCTCTATTTACTCACCGATATTCTCCGGCTCATCGGCACAACCATTTACCAGCCTCTATTTAAGGTTTTGCGCACTGATGAGGGGGGATCATTTGGAAGAAAGTTCGAAGTTGGCTCCAAGGAAGGGATCGCTTCAGAGTTGAGGAAAATTGCCCTGTTTGAGAGTTTAGATGAGACCTACTTGAATAAGCTGGTCGAACACGGCAAGGTTCTGCGCTATAAAAGAAACTCCAAAATCATAGTTCAGGGTCTGGAAGGCAAATCCATGTATGTTTTGCTGAGCGGATCGGTGGAAGTGGTTAAGAACCATGAAAGCGGTGCCGAGGAACACGTTGCCCAGTTGGGGCCGGGTTCCGTCTTTGGGGAAATGGCCCTATTGACCGGAGCGCTTCGTAACGCTGACGTCTTGGCTTGCGATGGTGCCACAGTGTTTGAAATTCAAAAGCGGGACTTCGCTCAACTTCTCAGAGAAGACGGGCATGCCCGGTTATTGGAAAAAATTGAACTCAATCAGTATGTTTCATCCTCAGAGCTTTTTCGCGGACTGCCGGCGGAAACCATGCACTTGTTCACCAGAGAAGGTGAAATCCTCCGTTTTGAAAGTGGCAAAACTCTCTTCAGCCAAGGGGATGTGACCGATGGATTTTACCTATTGCTTAGGGGGAGGGTCTCTGTTCGCATTGATGGAGGTGAAGTGGCGCAGATCGAACAGGGTGGGTTTTTTGGTGAAATGGCGCTGATAATGAATGCCCCCAGAAATGCGACCGTAGTCGCCTCAGAACCAATCGTGGCTCTAAGAATCAGTGAGTCTCTATTTTGGAAAGTTCTTTCGGAAAATCTCAATCTCGCCCTATTTATTGAGTCGGTCGCTGAGCTTAGATTTGAAGAAGATAAAATGAGGAGTGCCTGA
- the pilQ gene encoding type IV pilus secretin PilQ, producing MMQIKFKHLFLVFLLLGFTACTSVEPDQGGDDLAELDAGAGDEGGVDDVDDAGGDEMGDEFADEADVADLGGDDAAGGDEDAFAGGDDMAGDEFTDDEFAEPDMETADAGQEPMEEDGLGTEDPLAESEPFPEPMEETQDVASEPLPMEPGGGVEDFAEPAAGGVAGNEVTDIKYLANQAGGTVVIETSGKANYRTRLNEDSNQFVIEIAGANLPRRLKRPYIMKEFESEFAAINAYQNSGSSTARIVVQMRNPGRALVQQEGNSILVLPPTQENMAAFVDDAQPEEIVEETDLQAAVEEDDSEPSYNVAEAEKDEKVLGSRTLDEFLMGNNKFYGRKLSIQTKDADVRDALNFIAEYSGINMIISDDVGGSISLKLREVPWDQALITIMRAKRLGYIRQGNVIRISTLGTLQAEADSARAIIESQKSLIPIRVKVLPVSYAVVEELAGQLRPFLSEGRGRIAADPRTSSLIITDTDEVLNRITRLVKNLDIPPMQVMIEGKIVEATEAFQRSVGVNWSFDGEPVTLSDSGGANGGPLDLRTTFSVNPVSRDSLRGNPFALSLTVGRLDFLGELGAILSLAETENSAKVLSSPRIVTLNKQAAEITQEGQVLTKSTVTEQGGTSKTQVERTPVTLNLKVTPQITAVGSVILDVDVKRQFAGGVVDTESLARAINTRQAKTKVLVDNGQTAVIGGVYQSDNTQSESGVPVLKDLPVLGWLFKARGRDFQKNELLIFLTPRIINFGDKGGGGDGMETSSLVDVLEGAG from the coding sequence ATGATGCAGATTAAATTTAAACACCTATTTCTCGTTTTTTTGCTGCTGGGTTTTACGGCTTGTACCAGCGTTGAGCCGGATCAGGGTGGCGATGATCTCGCTGAGCTTGATGCTGGGGCTGGTGATGAAGGGGGCGTCGACGACGTGGATGATGCCGGCGGCGATGAGATGGGTGACGAGTTTGCCGACGAGGCCGATGTTGCCGACTTGGGCGGTGATGATGCCGCAGGTGGAGATGAGGATGCCTTTGCCGGCGGGGACGATATGGCCGGTGATGAATTCACTGATGACGAATTTGCCGAGCCTGATATGGAGACCGCTGATGCTGGCCAGGAGCCCATGGAAGAGGACGGGCTGGGCACTGAAGACCCTCTGGCTGAGTCAGAGCCTTTCCCGGAACCCATGGAAGAGACCCAGGACGTGGCCTCTGAACCCTTGCCAATGGAGCCGGGGGGGGGTGTTGAGGACTTTGCTGAGCCCGCCGCGGGAGGCGTGGCAGGAAACGAAGTTACAGATATTAAGTATTTGGCCAACCAGGCTGGCGGAACTGTGGTTATCGAGACTTCAGGAAAAGCCAATTACCGAACAAGATTAAACGAAGACAGTAACCAGTTTGTTATTGAGATTGCAGGAGCCAACCTCCCTAGGCGCCTGAAGCGTCCATATATTATGAAGGAATTTGAAAGCGAGTTTGCAGCCATCAACGCTTATCAGAACTCCGGCTCCTCGACCGCAAGGATTGTCGTGCAGATGCGAAATCCTGGTCGGGCCCTTGTTCAACAGGAGGGGAACTCGATTCTTGTGTTGCCACCAACGCAGGAAAATATGGCAGCTTTTGTTGATGATGCCCAGCCGGAAGAGATTGTCGAGGAGACTGATTTACAGGCCGCTGTCGAAGAGGATGATTCGGAACCATCTTATAATGTGGCAGAGGCAGAAAAAGATGAAAAGGTGTTGGGTTCGCGAACCCTGGATGAGTTCTTGATGGGGAACAACAAGTTCTATGGCCGCAAGCTGTCTATTCAAACCAAGGATGCCGATGTTCGTGATGCATTGAATTTCATCGCCGAGTATTCGGGAATCAACATGATCATCAGTGATGATGTTGGTGGATCCATTTCCCTGAAACTTCGTGAAGTCCCTTGGGATCAGGCTTTGATCACCATCATGAGGGCAAAACGGTTGGGGTATATTCGCCAGGGGAATGTTATCCGCATTTCAACTCTTGGAACCTTGCAGGCTGAGGCCGACTCGGCTCGGGCGATTATTGAATCTCAGAAGTCTTTGATACCCATTCGCGTGAAGGTTCTTCCTGTCAGCTATGCTGTAGTTGAAGAGTTGGCAGGCCAGTTAAGACCCTTTTTATCTGAAGGACGGGGTAGAATCGCTGCCGATCCACGCACAAGTTCATTGATTATTACCGACACCGACGAGGTGCTCAACCGGATCACTCGCTTGGTCAAAAACCTTGATATTCCGCCAATGCAGGTGATGATCGAGGGCAAGATTGTTGAGGCGACCGAGGCATTCCAGAGAAGCGTGGGCGTCAACTGGAGCTTTGACGGTGAGCCCGTTACTTTGAGCGACTCCGGTGGTGCCAATGGTGGCCCTCTGGACTTGCGCACCACATTCAGTGTGAACCCGGTGAGTCGGGATTCCTTGCGAGGGAATCCATTCGCTCTTAGCCTGACAGTTGGTAGGTTGGACTTCCTGGGTGAGTTGGGTGCGATTCTTTCTCTAGCTGAAACTGAGAATTCCGCTAAAGTACTTTCCTCGCCAAGAATTGTAACTTTGAACAAGCAGGCTGCGGAAATCACACAGGAAGGTCAGGTGTTGACGAAGTCGACTGTCACCGAGCAGGGTGGAACATCTAAGACCCAGGTTGAAAGAACACCTGTGACGCTGAATTTAAAGGTTACCCCGCAGATTACGGCAGTGGGCAGTGTAATTTTGGACGTCGATGTTAAACGTCAGTTCGCCGGCGGTGTGGTCGATACAGAGTCTTTGGCTCGGGCGATCAATACTCGTCAGGCAAAGACCAAGGTTCTTGTCGACAATGGACAAACTGCCGTCATTGGTGGCGTCTACCAGAGCGACAACACCCAGTCTGAATCGGGAGTTCCAGTCCTCAAGGATCTTCCCGTATTGGGCTGGCTGTTCAAAGCTCGCGGCCGTGATTTTCAAAAGAATGAACTCCTCATCTTCCTCACCCCTAGAATCATCAACTTCGGTGATAAAGGTGGGGGAGGTGACGGCATGGAGACCTCGTCCCTTGTAGATGTATTGGAAGGCGCGGGATAA
- a CDS encoding pilus assembly protein PilP, with amino-acid sequence MTLKELKTLGAYLGVGLVSIALAFFVATQFVTPSSSQTPEPPPAPEVEIQMPPPAQGEVTVDAPAAPPPSEGGVENPVEGAMPPPMPEGELPPPAEGAQPGEGGIPDSIDGVPIPKFTDFQTFLEPFIYDPKNRKDPFKPYVEVEPVDQGELQGPLLPLQRFDLNEIRLVGIIWEVREPKAMFLDPTNTVHIIGKNERIGRNNGYIAVIREGEVVVVEATRKEDEVIYTTTVMKISR; translated from the coding sequence ATGACGTTAAAAGAGCTTAAGACCTTGGGTGCTTATTTGGGGGTTGGTTTAGTCAGCATCGCCTTGGCCTTTTTCGTTGCCACCCAATTTGTAACACCGTCCAGCTCGCAAACTCCCGAACCTCCACCAGCCCCTGAAGTTGAAATTCAAATGCCTCCGCCCGCCCAAGGTGAGGTCACGGTAGATGCTCCGGCGGCACCACCTCCTTCAGAAGGTGGTGTGGAAAATCCGGTTGAGGGAGCCATGCCCCCTCCAATGCCTGAAGGCGAACTTCCTCCACCAGCTGAAGGGGCTCAGCCTGGCGAGGGTGGAATTCCTGATTCGATTGACGGTGTACCAATTCCCAAATTTACGGATTTCCAGACTTTCCTGGAGCCTTTCATTTATGACCCCAAAAACCGTAAAGATCCCTTCAAGCCTTATGTCGAGGTTGAACCGGTGGATCAGGGCGAACTTCAAGGTCCATTGTTGCCTTTGCAGCGATTTGACCTGAATGAAATTCGTCTTGTAGGTATAATCTGGGAGGTGAGGGAGCCGAAGGCAATGTTTTTGGATCCCACCAATACGGTGCATATCATTGGCAAGAATGAACGTATTGGTCGAAACAATGGATACATTGCAGTTATTCGTGAGGGCGAAGTTGTAGTTGTTGAGGCGACTCGTAAGGAAGATGAAGTCATCTATACGACAACGGTTATGAAGATTTCCCGGTAA
- the pilO gene encoding type 4a pilus biogenesis protein PilO, with translation MTLADRMQQLTFGKALMFGLLIAGLYYSIGYDSGSELEVSIAQTKEQIQDKQTEIKGLERQIERIKTMQKVMGVLGTEFDSFLSYIPEKMSMPDLMKIISTEAKAAGVGINGIGEVTSNMASRATSEEGQFYEEMIVEVELVGTYAQLLLFLSYLTKLDKILSISQLSMVSSAKIGDRESPMITFKCLIKGFRYLPAQEATTEGQPQ, from the coding sequence ATGACTCTCGCGGATCGGATGCAGCAACTTACTTTTGGTAAAGCGCTGATGTTCGGCCTGTTGATTGCCGGACTCTATTACTCGATTGGTTATGATAGCGGAAGCGAACTTGAGGTTTCAATCGCTCAAACCAAGGAGCAAATTCAGGATAAGCAAACGGAGATTAAGGGACTGGAAAGACAGATTGAGCGAATCAAGACCATGCAAAAAGTCATGGGTGTATTGGGTACGGAGTTTGACTCCTTTCTCTCTTACATTCCAGAGAAAATGAGTATGCCCGATCTAATGAAGATCATCTCCACCGAAGCCAAGGCTGCTGGAGTGGGCATTAACGGTATTGGTGAAGTGACCAGCAATATGGCGTCTCGTGCGACATCTGAAGAAGGGCAGTTCTACGAGGAGATGATCGTTGAGGTGGAGTTGGTGGGGACTTATGCTCAGCTCCTCTTGTTTCTTTCCTACCTGACCAAGCTGGATAAGATCCTGTCGATTTCCCAGCTCTCAATGGTTAGCTCCGCCAAGATTGGCGACCGTGAGTCTCCGATGATCACTTTCAAGTGTTTGATTAAGGGTTTCCGTTATCTACCGGCCCAGGAGGCAACAACTGAGGGGCAGCCACAATGA
- a CDS encoding PilN domain-containing protein, with protein sequence MIKVNLLKNRSMQGGGDTTYAVSIDRGGNEAQKEAVIKIMLMAVFAVVLVFVENHNVDSLKEEQQRYMIQLNELQAEVDKLKAENSKVSELEKQSKELEDKMKIMKQLSKTRLRELKALDYMQTIMPERVWLTTLTYQDEKFSLKGFALTDDDLTDLIQALDKSVFFTDVILLQAKEQNTPDGTLKNFEITTAIGVAE encoded by the coding sequence ATGATTAAAGTTAACCTCCTGAAAAACCGGTCCATGCAAGGCGGTGGCGATACGACCTATGCCGTATCCATTGACCGGGGAGGTAACGAGGCTCAGAAAGAAGCAGTTATCAAGATCATGCTGATGGCTGTATTTGCTGTCGTTTTGGTCTTTGTTGAAAACCATAACGTGGATTCTCTAAAGGAGGAACAGCAGAGGTACATGATTCAGCTCAATGAGCTCCAGGCTGAGGTGGATAAGCTCAAGGCCGAGAATTCCAAGGTTTCTGAGCTAGAAAAGCAGTCCAAAGAGTTGGAAGACAAGATGAAGATCATGAAGCAGCTCTCCAAAACCCGACTGCGCGAGCTAAAGGCCCTCGACTATATGCAGACAATCATGCCGGAACGGGTGTGGCTGACAACGCTTACCTACCAGGATGAGAAGTTTAGCCTAAAGGGCTTTGCACTTACGGATGATGATTTGACTGATTTGATTCAGGCTCTGGATAAAAGCGTATTTTTTACTGATGTGATTTTATTGCAAGCAAAGGAACAAAACACTCCGGACGGTACCTTGAAGAACTTTGAGATTACAACAGCCATTGGAGTTGCCGAATGA
- the pilM gene encoding type IV pilus assembly protein PilM, which translates to MFFAGKKIIGLDVGTSTIKLAEVDVSRKGAKLISFGLTPTPPGAVIGGEIMDSQAIAEAIRRMLAEVKTKRRHVATGLWGTAIIVKKITIPRMDENLVAEQIRWEAEQYIPFDVNEVNLEYKILENVNQSAETMDIILIAARQENVFRYAEIVESAGLICSILDVGGFALANCFEKNYGEMEGHVVGLLNIGASVTNFVVVESGEVVFCRDIPVGGMTYNNEVQKSMGISMEEAEALKIAYSSGHPGPEELGRIIQTTHEIVCDEIQGSLDFFKNTSSSGSITQCFVTGGGSRTGGLLDNLSRHIGLQVEIFDPFINLAYNDKVFSPDYISQIRDFSAVAMGLGMRELGDA; encoded by the coding sequence ATGTTTTTCGCGGGCAAAAAGATCATCGGGCTCGATGTTGGTACGAGTACGATCAAGCTTGCTGAAGTTGATGTCAGTCGAAAAGGGGCTAAACTGATTTCCTTTGGCCTCACGCCAACTCCACCCGGGGCTGTGATTGGTGGGGAGATCATGGACAGCCAGGCAATCGCCGAGGCCATCCGCCGGATGTTAGCTGAAGTTAAGACAAAGCGAAGGCATGTGGCCACCGGACTTTGGGGAACTGCGATTATCGTCAAAAAAATTACGATTCCCCGAATGGATGAAAATCTTGTGGCGGAACAGATTCGTTGGGAAGCCGAACAGTACATTCCCTTCGATGTGAATGAAGTAAATCTCGAGTATAAAATTCTTGAAAACGTCAATCAAAGTGCTGAAACCATGGACATTATCCTCATTGCGGCCCGCCAGGAGAATGTCTTTCGTTATGCTGAGATTGTGGAATCAGCTGGCCTCATTTGTTCCATTCTTGATGTGGGCGGTTTTGCCCTGGCAAACTGCTTTGAGAAAAACTACGGCGAAATGGAAGGGCACGTCGTTGGCCTTCTCAATATTGGCGCCAGTGTCACCAACTTTGTGGTTGTTGAAAGTGGCGAAGTTGTTTTTTGCCGGGATATCCCCGTTGGAGGGATGACCTACAACAATGAAGTGCAAAAATCCATGGGCATAAGCATGGAAGAGGCCGAGGCACTCAAAATTGCCTACTCCTCTGGTCACCCAGGCCCTGAGGAGTTGGGGCGGATTATTCAAACCACCCACGAAATTGTCTGCGATGAAATTCAGGGGAGCTTGGACTTTTTCAAGAACACCTCGTCCAGCGGTTCAATCACCCAGTGTTTTGTGACGGGCGGAGGATCAAGAACTGGCGGCTTGCTAGACAACTTGTCTCGGCACATCGGTCTTCAAGTGGAGATATTTGATCCCTTTATAAACCTTGCATACAACGACAAAGTGTTTTCTCCAGACTATATTTCCCAAATCAGGGACTTTTCGGCGGTGGCGATGGGTTTGGGAATGCGTGAGTTGGGTGATGCATGA